GGGAAAGACTTCTTGCTTGACGTTGTTGGCAACAATAAAACCGCCTACAAGCAGGAGAAGCATCAAAATATTGGCGGCAACGGAGTTTCCCGCCATCCATGCTATCGGACCGGTGCGTTTATTCGGGGAGGTATCGGGACAGTTCCGATCATCGGTATGCATTAGGAATCCTCTTTATCTTCAGTAGGCTGAGGAGTCGGACTGTCCGAGGCTTTGACGATTTCGGCCGTAGTCAGTGCCATGCCGGCAACCGGAGCACCGAGATCGGATGTGACAATGGTTTCTCCTTCTTTCAGACCACCTTTGATAAAAACCTGCTTATCGTTTTTCCAGGCCGTATTAACCTTGCGGATGTCGAGCTGACCGTCTTTTAAAATCCAGACGGTTTCATCTTCACGTAAAGCAAGTCGAGGAATTTCAACAACATTTTCAAGAGAACGACCGGTAATGGTTACGGTTGCATAGTCGTCCAAAAGCAAGGGCGGTTTCCCGTTATTCACGTCGTGGCCAAGGGGATCTTTGACGGCGATAAGGACTTTGGCCATCAATGTATTTTCACTCAGGTTTCCGGTCAGCCTGAGCGCACGACCCTGCCATTCTCCGGTTTGCGTACGTACTTTTGCCGGTGCACCTTCCGATGAACTCAGATCAAGGCTGACCACTTTATCCATGGGAATAGCAGCCTCAATCCAATATTCATCCGTGGCAACAAGCGTACCGAGCGTATCCGATTCACTTACCCGCGAGCCTTGCGCCACATCGCGCGAGATGACGATACCGGTAAACGGCGCTTTGACTTTTGTCCGTTCCAGATCCCGTTTGGCTTTTTCCAATTCAGCTTTGGCCATATTGACCTTGGCGACAACCTGTTTGAGGTTGGGCTTCCGTAGGATCAGCGATGTTTCGTGAATGGTTAAGGACGATGCTCGGCGTAAGCTGGAGAGTTCGTCTTTGACAATGCTCTGGTGTCCATTCTCAATAGCCAAGTCGGCTTCAGCCACGTCGAGTTCACCTTCTTTGACTTTGACTTCCGCTTCATAGTCAAACGGGTCTAACGTGACGATCACTTCCCCTTGTTGTACCTGATCGCCGGGGTTGAATTCTTGCGAGATGCTTTGGATCGTTCCGGAGACTTCCGGACGCATAACAACCTCACGAGACGGAATGATCGTTCCCGTGCCGGTGATGGTTGTTGTTGCCTGTCCGTGTAAAGCGGTCATCACGTCAACAACGGACGCCTGTCTTTGTGGACGCGATTTCGGGGTAATGGGTTTTGTGGCCTGAAAATAAGCCGCTGCAGCACCTCCTGCCGCCAGGACAAGAATCGGCAAGATAATTTTAAGT
Above is a genomic segment from Desulfovibrio inopinatus DSM 10711 containing:
- a CDS encoding efflux RND transporter periplasmic adaptor subunit, which produces MKHRSIISILASSLKIILPILVLAAGGAAAAYFQATKPITPKSRPQRQASVVDVMTALHGQATTTITGTGTIIPSREVVMRPEVSGTIQSISQEFNPGDQVQQGEVIVTLDPFDYEAEVKVKEGELDVAEADLAIENGHQSIVKDELSSLRRASSLTIHETSLILRKPNLKQVVAKVNMAKAELEKAKRDLERTKVKAPFTGIVISRDVAQGSRVSESDTLGTLVATDEYWIEAAIPMDKVVSLDLSSSEGAPAKVRTQTGEWQGRALRLTGNLSENTLMAKVLIAVKDPLGHDVNNGKPPLLLDDYATVTITGRSLENVVEIPRLALREDETVWILKDGQLDIRKVNTAWKNDKQVFIKGGLKEGETIVTSDLGAPVAGMALTTAEIVKASDSPTPQPTEDKEDS